The following coding sequences are from one Alosa alosa isolate M-15738 ecotype Scorff River chromosome 3, AALO_Geno_1.1, whole genome shotgun sequence window:
- the LOC125291924 gene encoding serine/threonine-protein phosphatase 2A regulatory subunit B'' subunit beta-like isoform X2, translated as MPSPQVLQPVLKMKVDELFLNWLSESNTQVVLKEYLWKIKNGDKIELGSGDGKDNSTSLLSENGHSPINKGTPDRTSTPGCTASNPPSSTLPSASGGLARVGSSARAPRRSVSTKKLLFRVS; from the exons ATGCCATCACCACAAGTCTTACAGCCCGTCCTCAAAATGAAAGTGGATGAACTCTTCCTGAATTGGTTGAGTGAGTCCAACACTCAGGTGGTCCTGAAGGAATACCTCTGGAAGATCAAGAATGGAGACAAGATCGAACTGGGCTCAGGGGACGGCAAAGACAATAGTACCTCCTTGTTAAGTGAGAATGGCCACTCACCTATCAATAAGGGCACACCTGACAGGACTTCAACACCTGGCTGTACTGCATCCAACCCTCCATCTTCGACGTTGCCTTCTGCCAGTGGAGGTCTTGCCCGTGTGGGGTCCAGTGCAAGGGCTCCGCGACGCTCTGTCAGCACCAAGAAG CTCCTGTTTCGGGTTTCGTAG
- the LOC125291924 gene encoding serine/threonine-protein phosphatase 2A regulatory subunit B'' subunit beta-like isoform X1, with protein sequence MPSPQVLQPVLKMKVDELFLNWLSESNTQVVLKEYLWKIKNGDKIELGSGDGKDNSTSLLSENGHSPINKGTPDRTSTPGCTASNPPSSTLPSASGGLARVGSSARAPRRSVSTKKAIRETSVDSA encoded by the exons ATGCCATCACCACAAGTCTTACAGCCCGTCCTCAAAATGAAAGTGGATGAACTCTTCCTGAATTGGTTGAGTGAGTCCAACACTCAGGTGGTCCTGAAGGAATACCTCTGGAAGATCAAGAATGGAGACAAGATCGAACTGGGCTCAGGGGACGGCAAAGACAATAGTACCTCCTTGTTAAGTGAGAATGGCCACTCACCTATCAATAAGGGCACACCTGACAGGACTTCAACACCTGGCTGTACTGCATCCAACCCTCCATCTTCGACGTTGCCTTCTGCCAGTGGAGGTCTTGCCCGTGTGGGGTCCAGTGCAAGGGCTCCGCGACGCTCTGTCAGCACCAAGAAG GCCATTCGTGAGACATCTGTGGATTCTGCATAA